From one Cyanobacterium stanieri PCC 7202 genomic stretch:
- a CDS encoding glycosyl transferase group 1 (PFAM: Glycosyl transferases group 1~InterPro IPR001296~KEGG: cyh:Cyan8802_3512 hypothetical protein~PFAM: glycosyl transferase group 1~SPTR: Putative uncharacterized protein), translating to MKLKDKLIKQFPQLKTWGRKLKAKKWEKDSIVYYVGNRKVPLTPDALKEGTSGSYTALIYLCREWAKLGRKVTVYAPCEGKAGNYDGVEYVEHYKFNPEDQFDILIIFQHAYILPLQVKARKICFEWQDIYNDKTQPREKLNKIDVIFSKSQYQRQLMDFLPDEKFVIATNGIDPSITQFSNNQKNPYKLIYASRYYRGLEDMLEYGWHIIKREIPEAELHIYYGFVFREMGKNQEEWRNKMIKLMEQEGVFNHGMVAQEELIKEKSTASIHYYGGTYPEVDCISIRESAAVGCVPVTTTCGVFAEKKYSVLVEGEPKAKETQEALAYKVVDLLKNPEKLSQIREEFMELAQQETWDKIALKWLAEFDK from the coding sequence ATGAAGCTAAAAGATAAATTAATTAAACAATTTCCTCAACTCAAAACATGGGGTAGAAAACTTAAGGCAAAAAAATGGGAAAAAGATTCCATTGTTTATTATGTAGGCAACAGAAAAGTACCTTTGACTCCTGATGCTTTAAAAGAGGGTACCAGTGGAAGCTATACGGCTCTTATTTATCTTTGTCGGGAATGGGCTAAATTAGGGCGCAAAGTAACGGTTTATGCACCTTGTGAGGGTAAAGCAGGTAATTATGATGGGGTTGAATATGTGGAACATTATAAATTTAACCCCGAAGATCAATTTGATATATTAATTATTTTCCAACACGCCTATATTTTACCCCTACAAGTGAAGGCGAGAAAGATTTGTTTTGAATGGCAAGATATATATAATGATAAAACTCAGCCTAGAGAAAAATTAAACAAAATAGATGTCATTTTTTCTAAATCCCAATATCAAAGGCAATTAATGGATTTTTTACCTGATGAAAAATTTGTGATTGCTACCAATGGAATTGATCCAAGTATTACGCAGTTTAGTAATAATCAAAAAAATCCTTATAAATTAATTTACGCTTCCCGTTATTATCGAGGTTTAGAAGATATGCTCGAGTATGGTTGGCATATTATAAAAAGGGAAATCCCGGAAGCAGAGTTACATATTTATTACGGTTTTGTCTTTCGAGAAATGGGCAAAAATCAGGAAGAATGGCGCAATAAAATGATTAAGTTGATGGAACAAGAGGGGGTTTTTAACCATGGTATGGTTGCTCAGGAGGAACTAATTAAGGAAAAATCTACTGCATCTATTCATTATTATGGTGGTACTTATCCTGAAGTAGATTGTATTTCTATTCGAGAGTCTGCGGCGGTTGGTTGTGTACCTGTGACTACTACTTGCGGGGTATTTGCAGAGAAAAAATACTCTGTTTTAGTGGAGGGAGAGCCTAAAGCGAAAGAAACCCAAGAGGCTTTGGCTTATAAGGTAGTAGATTTACTTAAAAATCCTGAAAAATTATCGCAAATTAGAGAAGAATTTATGGAATTAGCACAACAGGAAACTTGGGATAAAATTGCTCTTAAATGGTTAGCTGAGTTTGATAAATAA
- a CDS encoding transketolase (PFAM: Transketolase, thiamine diphosphate binding domain; Transketolase, C-terminal domain; Transketolase, pyrimidine binding domain~TIGRFAM: transketolase, bacterial and yeast~COGs: COG0021 Transketolase~InterProIPR005474:IPR005475:IPR005476:IPR020826:IPR 005478~KEGG: syp:SYNPCC7002_A1022 transketolase~PFAM: Transketolase domain-containing protein; Transketolase central region~SPTR: Transketolase;~TIGRFAM: transketolase) gives MVVATQSIQELCINAIRFLSIDGVEKAKSGHPGLPMGAAPMAFVLWDQFMKFNPKNPQWINRDRFVLSAGHGSMLQYSLLHLYGYDSVSIDDIKQFRQWKSKTPGHPENFVTEGIEVTTGPLGQGIANGVGLALAEAHLAAKYNKPDCTLIDHYTYVILGDGCNMEGISGEAASIAGHWGLGKLIALYDDNHISIDGSTDIAFTEDVCKRFEAYGWHVLHVENGNTDLEAIARAIEEAKSVTDKPSMIKVTTTIGYGSPKKANTAGVHGAALGGDEVDATRKNLGWNYEPFEVPQDAYNHFQKAGAKGADLEAQWNETLATYKSKYPTEAAEFETITSGKLPDNWADCLPTYTPEDKALASRKHSEICLNAISKVLPQLVGGSADLTHSNLTQLEISGDFQKGAYENRNIHFGVREHAMGAICNGIALHNTGLIPYGATFLVFTDYMRNSIRLSALSEAQVIWVMTHDSIALGEDGPTHQPIEHVASLRLIPDLLVFRPADGNETSGAYKVAIETKKTPSLMALTRQGLPNLAGSSVEGVAKGGYVVACGFAPEELDLILIGTGSEVSLCVDAAEKLKAEGLKVRVVSMPCVELFDKQSDEYKESVLPKAIKKRVSVEAGTTFGWERFVGDEGVCIGVNTYGASAPGGVVMEKFGFTVDNVVAKAKSILG, from the coding sequence TCCGGACACCCCGGTTTACCCATGGGGGCGGCTCCTATGGCTTTCGTGCTATGGGATCAATTCATGAAGTTTAACCCTAAAAATCCTCAGTGGATTAACCGAGATCGCTTCGTACTTTCTGCGGGTCACGGTTCCATGCTTCAATACTCCCTATTACACCTCTATGGATATGATAGCGTCAGTATCGATGATATTAAACAATTTCGTCAGTGGAAATCTAAAACCCCCGGTCACCCCGAAAACTTTGTTACCGAAGGGATAGAAGTTACCACAGGTCCTCTCGGTCAAGGTATCGCCAATGGTGTGGGTTTAGCCCTCGCTGAAGCTCATTTAGCGGCTAAATACAACAAGCCTGACTGCACCCTCATCGATCATTACACCTACGTTATCTTGGGTGATGGTTGTAACATGGAAGGTATTTCTGGGGAAGCGGCTTCCATTGCTGGACATTGGGGTTTAGGTAAACTCATTGCTTTATATGACGATAACCACATCTCCATCGATGGTTCCACCGACATCGCTTTCACCGAAGATGTTTGTAAGCGTTTCGAGGCTTATGGTTGGCACGTTCTCCACGTGGAAAATGGTAACACCGATTTAGAAGCCATTGCAAGGGCGATCGAAGAAGCTAAATCTGTTACCGATAAACCTTCTATGATCAAAGTAACCACCACCATCGGTTATGGTTCTCCCAAAAAAGCTAATACCGCAGGGGTACATGGTGCCGCTTTAGGTGGTGATGAAGTAGATGCAACCCGTAAAAACCTCGGTTGGAACTACGAACCCTTTGAAGTTCCCCAAGATGCTTACAATCATTTCCAAAAAGCAGGGGCAAAAGGTGCTGATTTAGAAGCGCAGTGGAACGAAACCCTCGCTACTTATAAATCTAAATATCCCACCGAAGCCGCCGAATTTGAAACCATCACTTCTGGTAAACTTCCCGACAACTGGGCAGATTGTCTTCCTACCTACACCCCCGAAGATAAAGCCTTGGCTAGTCGTAAACACTCTGAAATTTGCTTAAATGCTATTTCCAAAGTATTACCTCAGTTGGTTGGTGGCTCTGCGGATTTAACCCACTCCAACTTAACTCAATTAGAAATTTCTGGAGACTTCCAAAAAGGTGCTTACGAAAACCGTAACATTCACTTTGGGGTTAGGGAACACGCCATGGGTGCTATCTGTAACGGCATTGCCCTCCATAACACTGGTTTAATTCCCTATGGTGCTACCTTCTTGGTATTCACTGACTACATGAGAAACTCCATTCGTCTTTCTGCCCTTTCCGAAGCTCAAGTAATCTGGGTAATGACCCATGATTCTATCGCTTTGGGTGAAGATGGCCCTACTCACCAGCCCATCGAACACGTTGCCTCTTTACGTTTAATCCCTGATTTACTCGTATTCCGTCCTGCTGATGGTAACGAAACTTCTGGGGCGTACAAAGTGGCGATCGAAACCAAGAAAACTCCTTCTCTCATGGCTTTAACCCGTCAAGGTTTGCCCAACCTCGCAGGTTCTTCCGTCGAGGGAGTTGCTAAAGGTGGTTATGTGGTTGCCTGTGGTTTTGCCCCCGAGGAGTTAGATTTAATCCTCATTGGTACTGGAAGCGAAGTATCTCTTTGTGTAGATGCCGCCGAGAAACTAAAAGCAGAAGGCTTAAAAGTTCGTGTGGTTTCCATGCCTTGTGTGGAACTATTCGACAAACAAAGCGATGAGTACAAAGAATCTGTATTACCTAAAGCGATCAAAAAACGTGTTTCCGTCGAAGCGGGTACTACCTTTGGTTGGGAACGTTTTGTCGGTGATGAAGGGGTATGTATCGGTGTTAATACTTATGGTGCATCTGCCCCCGGTGGAGTTGTCATGGAAAAATTTGGTTTCACCGTGGACAACGTTGTCGCTAAAGCAAAATCTATCCTTGGTTAA